CTACCCAGAACCCTTGCCTTAGGGTTGGGAACTGCTAGACAAGCTCAGAATAAAGGCTACAGATAAAAGCTGCCATTTTTGAGTTTTTAATTCCCATATCCTAcatggggagcaggaaatgtttctattATAATAAACTtgctttctcatttaaaaaaaaaaaggcttccttAGGATTGAGAGTAGAAACACAATTATGTTAAGACTACTAGCTCCTTGAAGACCACCCTGCTGTAGAGGGTGGTCTCTGATACAGAGAGAGGTCTTCTTGACACATCTTTCTATCTTTTGTCTCCTTTGAGTTGCTGTTATCCTTGACCTGAAAGATCTGATCCAGAAGCAAAACTGCTCCCTCAGATGACTCAAAAAATGTgagattttggggctgggaatatggtctagtggcaagagtgcttgcctcatatacatgaagccctgggttcaattccccagcaccacataatatagaaaatggccagaagtggcgctgtggctcaagtggtagagtgctagtgagcaaaaagaagccagggacagtgctcaggccctgagtccaaggcccaggactggccaaaaaaaaataaaataaaataaaaaaaagtgagattttgCTTGTGGCAGAAAGGgattagaaaatgaaaagagggAGGGCCAGAGCCCAAAAAGGAAGTCTCTCTAAGTTCCCAAAACAGCAACACTGAGTACAGATACATCTTACCACTTTAGTGAATTACATAGAGTAGGACCTGGAGTTAATTCACTGGGCAAGGAACAAGTTCACAGTTGTCTCAGCTAATAGATCTGACAGGCTAAACCTGCTAGTGCTACACAGATATCCCAGCTCTGCCTGCAGGGAAAGAGGTACATTGAGTCCCTACTGCTCACCTGAGCTTCTGGGAGGCAAGGGCTGGAGCTGCTGTGGGTTCAGGACTCCCAATCTCCTCTTCCTCAGAACCTCGGGCTTTCTTTGCCTCTGATGGGCCTAGCAGTTCTTTCTGGGACAACTTAACAGGTGCCAAGGctaagaaaagaatggaggagacaTAAAGGGGAGTAGGGTTGTCAGCCTGTGCTGGTACATGCAGCTTCAGAAAACTCTATTTCTCCAGACCTGGCCTTTCCACTCCTGCCTACCCTAGTCCTTACCATGAGGCTGAAGGCTTTCATTGGTAAAAGGCCTGTTGATCACCTCCTTGGACCTAGCAGCAAAGTTGAGTGCAGAGACTGTGTCTAGATAGAAGCGTCTTTCAGGGGCGATGTTGGCAATGAGGATGCTGTGGGCTGAGCCACCCAGAGAGTCCTGAGGGGTAGAGAATGGAGTGGATGGATCAGAATCTCAGTCTTCTCATTCCTAGGTTGTTATGCCCTTGCCCCACCCCCAGCCGGCCTAAGAACCACTTcatccagccctttttgcctGGACATGGGCGGGCCTGACCTGCAATAGTCGAGTGAGCTTGCTGTCCCTGTAAGGCACACGAGGGAGGCCCTTGTTCAGTGCATCCACCACCTTGCCCAGTACAAAGAGAGAGGTATTGATGGCTCCACTCTCTTTCAGCCGAAGGCCCTTGTTGCCTGTGCGCCGGTTGTCCTCTGAGCCAGCCAAGTCAATTAGGTAAAGTTTTCCTTCCCGCTGGCGAAATGGGGCTAAACGTTCCCGCTGATCCACCTAAGGGATGGGCAAGAACCCCAGGCTTAGCTCAAGCTCCAAAGGCTTCCCAAATCCTCCCCTCCCTGCTGTCAGTGGGCTTCACACCTTGACTAAGAGCACTGCATGACTGCGGGAGGAGCGCTGGTTGAGCCGGGTAGCTCCTACAGTCCGATTTCCACTGGCTGGCAGGAAGTGCCGCTCAAAATCCGCAAAGCTAGTGATGGGCTTCTGTGTAAGGCCTGGAATCAGGATGTTTCCCCGATGGTCTTCTCGGATAACTAGGTCTCCTGATGCAGGGTCCAAGAGGTCTAATACCTGGTTAAGCAATGGCAAGTAAGGCTAATTCTCCATGTATAGGCTGCTTTACTTCCTAGGGGCCAGTCTCCTTTACTCTGTTGACTTTCACAGTTGCACTATCTGCTACCCCAACCATGTCTTTCCAAATCTCATTTAATCTCTTTACTAGAGCAGGACCCTGCCTTTCCTTGACATTTTACCTCCTCCATTCCCAACCAGCGGCAGGCTTTACCTTTTCCTGGTAGATCTCTAAGTAGGACATAGTGACAGAGAGGTCCCATGGCCGGCCTTCAGCCCCTTCCTCCCTTGTGAGCTGAAGGAGGTCCACAAGAGCCCGGGGAATTACTCCTGGTTGCTCTGGGCTGCCCAGCATGGTATGTGTCTTTCCTGGGGGAAGAGTGGAAAAGCTatgatgttttcttcttcttttccctaaCCCTTTTTGGTCATGGTTGCTCCAGGCTCTCTCACCTGCCCCAGTAGGCCCATAGGCCAGCACACTGGCATTCTGCCCTTCCAGCAAGTGCCTCAGGATAGGCTGCACTGAACCTGCATAAACGTCCTGCTGAGAACTCTTCTCTCCATAGAAGGCATCAAACctggagacaggaagaaaggaaggaattagCACAGTGTTCTACTGATACACAGACTTAAAGGACAGTTGCTTCAAACTTAAAAGAAAGCATTCTTTATACAAAGACTTTACAAGTATCCACTGAACACATACTGTTTCAGTTAGGGAAAGTGAAATGATTCTGGGGGTTTTGCAATCTTGTGGGACAAAAACCTATAGTTCGTTGCAATTCAGGAACCAAAGATGAGAACACATTAGAGTAACTAATTTTGCTGCAGGACAGATTTGCCAGAAAGATGGAAAATATAGCAAACAGACAAGACATAGCATAAAAGAATGGGCTTCTGAATCTTTTTCACATGCAgcacataaataaatattgtctgcgagtcaggcactggtgactcacacctgtaatcctagctactcaggaggctgagatctgaggatcatggttcaaaaccaacaggcaggaaagtccatgagactcgtatatccaataaaatgctcagaaaaagccagaagtggggctaggaatatggcctagtggcaagagtgcttccctcatatacatgaagccctgggttcgattccccagcaccacatatatagaaaacggccagaagtggtgctgtggctcaagtgtcagagtgctagccttgagcaaaaagaagccagggacagtgctcaggactgggggaaaaaaaagaaaaagccagaagtggcattgtggctcaagtggtagagcactagtattgaccaaaagaaacccagggacagtacccaggcccagaattcaagccccaggaccagaaaaaaaaaaaaaaaaaaagaaagattatctGCATAACCTAACAGGTAGAAAAGATGACACTGCTTATACGCTTATAACTGGTCGAGATTCAAGATACCTGTAAGCCTGTTGACTGCACTCTAGAGGGGAACCTATGGCTTAGATACAGCACAAAATTCAGTTCATGTTGATAAGGCTGGAGAGAAATTGAAgccaaattattttgtttttgtttttttttacaagtcctgggccttgaactcagggcctgagcattgtccctggcttctttttggtcaaggctagcactctaccacttgagccacagcaccacttccagctttttctatatatgtggtgctgaggaatcgaacccagggcttcatgtatacgaggcgagcactttaccactagggccatattcccagcccatgaagccAAATTATTAAGGGCCAAGAATTAAGAGCCAATAAACttgttgtagttttgttttttttttattttcctgagctgagaactgaactcggggccttgcgcttgccaggcaggcactcttctgctgagataaatccccagccccaagccaatTAACTCTTTGTAAAGAGCCAGACAGTAAATACTTTCAACTTGGTGGGTCATGCAGTTCTTTTCAAAACAATTTAAATCTGGGATTATTCAAAAGCAGCTACAGCCAGGCACtaatggtttatgcctgtaatcctagctacccaggaggctgaggtctgaggcttacagttcaaagccagcccaggcagagaagtccacaagacacttatctctaatgaactagaaaaacctggaagtagacatgtggctcaaatagtggagtgccagctttgagtaaaaaaaaaaaaaaaaaaaaaaaaaaaaaagatctaaggAACAGTGAATGCCcacatcttgagttcaagtcccagtataggCAACCACACCCCCACAAAAAAGCAGGTATAGACAACATGTAAACAGAtacaactttatttacaaaaagatTCCAGGAGGCTTCCAGGCCCCTGGCTATGTTCTCTCAGGCAATACTTGTGACTCCCTTCATCCCCTTTGTAGTAGTATAATATCTGATTCAGCCTCCAGTCTTTCCCCACAGCACCTCACAGAGGACCTATCACTGTGGGTACCACAGATATTTCCTAAACAAATGAAGGTGCAGAAAACAAAGCTGTGCTAAGGAGGGAGCAGAATCCTGGAAGGCTGGTGTGAGAAACTAGGCAATCGATAATAATGTGAGCAGAcctaagagagggaaggaagagtggCCTGAACCTTACTGGTATTTCAGAGTCTCTTGGTAATTCCTCCAGTTGGCAACCTCAAGAGAGCAGCTGTCTAAGCCTCGTACACAGGGGGTTTCACTTGTTCCAGCTGCTCCTTCCACAAATGGCCGAAGTCTCACGGCCACCCTTACGCGAGCTGGAGGTGGACGTCGGCCAGTCCCCATCTTGCTTAGACGACAGCGACTAGCCCCTGAAGGAGAGAAGATGAGTTTTAAGCGTGAAAGGATAATGGTAGTAAAGAGGAAGCTCTTTCCACCCTGATCATGCTGTGGGCACCCCTCAGACTCAGCAATATCAGCAGCCTGAGTGGAGTGCAAGCATAATGTAAATGTATACAATCACCTGGATGATCTTATTAAAATTTGGATTCAGTGTTAGTCCCTGGAACAATGTCTAAAGGTTTTGCTTCCTTTGTACTGGGATTAAAACTCAGTTTCATACTTGCTagaaaagtgctctaccacttcagccattgcCCCAGCCAACAACGGTTTCTcttgatggaaggaaggaaagggagaaggattatgtgagtttgtgtgtgtgcgcagtgGTGTTACTTAGTTCTGTAAtgttttcataaaaaaaaaaaaaaggctgggaatatggcctagtggcaagagtgctcgtctcgtataattgaagccctgggttcgattcctcagcaccacatatatagaaaatggccagaagtggtactgtggcccaagtggcacagtgcaagccttgagcaaaaaagaagccaaggacagtgttcaggccctgagttcaaggcccaggactggaaaaaaaaaaaaaaaagatactatagACATCTTTCTTTGGAAGGGATCAGGTTGAGAAGCAGTCCCCAATCATTTTCTGTTCTAGTTCACTCTGCAAAAGATACTGATATACAGCTCTTCTCTATTAAGCTTCATTCTTCCTGATGACTAAATTTAAGTAAtttgcaaaaacaacaacaacattatgGATTCTTTTGATCACCAGAAAACACAATGAAGATAAAACTAAAAAACAGCTAGGCACCacaggctcacacctggaatcctgactactggaggccaagatctgaggattatggtccaaagccagcccaggcaggaaagtacatgagactcttatctccaattaatcacctaaaagccacaagtggtactgtggctcaaatggtagaatgttagctttaAGGAAAAAGCTGAGCACCCAGTACTGGAGCATACGTGCCCCAGTACTGCCCCAGTAGTGGAACATACGTGCACATACCTCTTTACTCAGCTTCCCAGGCAATCTGGtcctgagattacaagcatgtaggGAGTTAACCCCATACCATGTAGGGAGTtaactctcatttttttttgggggggggggtgtggaaggggactagttctgggacttgaattcaggtcctggacaTGGCcactggtttcttttgctcacagctagtgctctaccaattgagccacagtgccacttccagctttttcctcagtagtttcttggaggtaaggatctcacagattttctgggccaggttggcttcaaaccctaatactcaggtctcagtcccctgagtaactaggattacaggtgtgagccaccagtgcccagct
This genomic stretch from Perognathus longimembris pacificus isolate PPM17 chromosome 23, ASM2315922v1, whole genome shotgun sequence harbors:
- the Kif22 gene encoding kinesin-like protein KIF22 isoform X1, with product MDAGASAPVRRREMAAATSGASRCRLSKMGTGRRPPPARVRVAVRLRPFVEGAAGTSETPCVRGLDSCSLEVANWRNYQETLKYQFDAFYGEKSSQQDVYAGSVQPILRHLLEGQNASVLAYGPTGAGKTHTMLGSPEQPGVIPRALVDLLQLTREEGAEGRPWDLSVTMSYLEIYQEKVLDLLDPASGDLVIREDHRGNILIPGLTQKPITSFADFERHFLPASGNRTVGATRLNQRSSRSHAVLLVKVDQRERLAPFRQREGKLYLIDLAGSEDNRRTGNKGLRLKESGAINTSLFVLGKVVDALNKGLPRVPYRDSKLTRLLQDSLGGSAHSILIANIAPERRFYLDTVSALNFAARSKEVINRPFTNESLQPHALAPVKLSQKELLGPSEAKKARGSEEEEIGSPEPTAAPALASQKLSPLQKLSNMDPAMLERLLNLDRLLGSQGSQGTPLLSTPRRERMELIKTVEQKDLEIERLKMKQKELEAKMRTQEALDPMEKENCTLTMLRPLPRRTVTVAKPLKKAVVMPLQLLQEPAASPGAEIHILKKKGRKRKLEAQAPEPGKGEDGWGLEVSPELLAQGRQKILDLLNKGSARDLRGLQRIGQKKAQLIVGWRELHGPFSQVEDLEQVEGISGKQVESFLKANILSLLAGQRCGPC
- the Kif22 gene encoding kinesin-like protein KIF22 isoform X2, with the protein product MHRASRCRLSKMGTGRRPPPARVRVAVRLRPFVEGAAGTSETPCVRGLDSCSLEVANWRNYQETLKYQFDAFYGEKSSQQDVYAGSVQPILRHLLEGQNASVLAYGPTGAGKTHTMLGSPEQPGVIPRALVDLLQLTREEGAEGRPWDLSVTMSYLEIYQEKVLDLLDPASGDLVIREDHRGNILIPGLTQKPITSFADFERHFLPASGNRTVGATRLNQRSSRSHAVLLVKVDQRERLAPFRQREGKLYLIDLAGSEDNRRTGNKGLRLKESGAINTSLFVLGKVVDALNKGLPRVPYRDSKLTRLLQDSLGGSAHSILIANIAPERRFYLDTVSALNFAARSKEVINRPFTNESLQPHALAPVKLSQKELLGPSEAKKARGSEEEEIGSPEPTAAPALASQKLSPLQKLSNMDPAMLERLLNLDRLLGSQGSQGTPLLSTPRRERMELIKTVEQKDLEIERLKMKQKELEAKMRTQEALDPMEKENCTLTMLRPLPRRTVTVAKPLKKAVVMPLQLLQEPAASPGAEIHILKKKGRKRKLEAQAPEPGKGEDGWGLEVSPELLAQGRQKILDLLNKGSARDLRGLQRIGQKKAQLIVGWRELHGPFSQVEDLEQVEGISGKQVESFLKANILSLLAGQRCGPC